In Halobaculum limi, one DNA window encodes the following:
- a CDS encoding mRNA surveillance protein pelota — translation MRIDSRGRGEEGRERLTVVPETTDDLWHLSHVLEPGDLVEADTTRRVTRDDDQLRDKGGEREHMRVTVEVEDVEFARFANRLRVGGVIVGCSREDEIGHHHTINVEARTELVIEKHFKPDQIERIEEAEEATGAPDVAIATVEEGAAYIHTVKQYGTEEYASFTKPTGKGEYARPRDELFDELGSALSHLDTEAIILAGPGFTKNDAHDYIAENYRDVAEHISVVDTSAAGDRGVHEVLKRGAVDEVQRETRIAREAELIDELTERIAQGAKATYGVNETMEAAEFGAIETLLIVDDRLREERQGEGDWDIDVNDLITEAEQKGGDVVVFSGEFAPGQQLRNLGGVAGILRYRLQ, via the coding sequence ATGCGTATCGACTCGCGCGGCCGCGGCGAGGAGGGCCGCGAACGCCTGACGGTCGTCCCCGAGACCACCGACGACCTGTGGCATCTCTCGCACGTCCTCGAACCCGGCGACCTGGTCGAGGCAGACACGACCCGCCGGGTCACCCGCGACGACGACCAACTCCGCGACAAAGGCGGTGAGCGTGAACACATGCGCGTCACCGTCGAGGTGGAAGACGTCGAGTTCGCGCGGTTCGCGAATCGCCTCCGCGTCGGCGGCGTCATCGTCGGCTGTTCGCGCGAAGACGAGATCGGTCACCACCACACCATCAACGTGGAGGCGCGGACGGAACTGGTCATCGAGAAACACTTCAAGCCCGACCAGATCGAGCGGATCGAGGAGGCCGAGGAGGCCACGGGCGCGCCCGACGTCGCCATCGCGACCGTCGAGGAGGGTGCGGCGTACATCCACACGGTGAAACAGTACGGCACCGAGGAGTACGCCAGTTTCACCAAGCCAACCGGAAAAGGCGAGTACGCCCGCCCACGCGACGAACTGTTCGACGAGTTGGGGTCGGCGCTCTCCCATCTCGACACGGAGGCGATCATTCTCGCTGGCCCGGGGTTCACCAAAAACGACGCCCACGACTACATCGCGGAGAACTACCGCGACGTAGCCGAACACATCTCGGTGGTCGACACCTCCGCCGCCGGCGACCGCGGCGTCCACGAAGTCCTCAAACGCGGCGCCGTCGACGAGGTGCAACGCGAGACGCGAATCGCCCGCGAGGCGGAACTCATCGACGAACTCACCGAGCGGATCGCACAGGGCGCGAAGGCGACGTACGGCGTCAACGAAACGATGGAGGCCGCGGAGTTCGGCGCTATCGAGACGCTGCTCATCGTCGACGACCGCCTCCGCGAGGAGCGCCAAGGCGAGGGTGACTGGGACATCGACGTGAACGACCTCATCACGGAGGCCGAACAGAAGGGCGGCGACGTGGTCGTCTTCTCTGGCGAGTTCGCCCCCGGCCAGCAGTTGCGCAACTTGGGCGGCGTCGCGGGCATCCTCCGCTACCGCCTCCAGTGA
- a CDS encoding GNAT family N-acetyltransferase yields the protein MGDDTHAHSVTVVDSDADWQAAVDLRMAVFVDEQGVPRNLELDEYDENPLTSSVDHLLVRDDAEEAVAVARLRAVDGDAYGSDADRVAKVERVVVARERRGEAWGRRVMDAVETRARERGLDEAVLHAQVTARGFYERLGYAVDDAVGVFEEDGIDHVRMRKAL from the coding sequence ATGGGCGATGACACGCACGCTCACTCGGTCACGGTCGTCGACAGCGACGCCGACTGGCAGGCGGCGGTCGACCTCCGGATGGCCGTCTTCGTCGACGAACAGGGCGTTCCTCGGAATCTGGAACTCGACGAGTACGACGAGAACCCACTTACCTCGTCGGTCGACCACCTCCTCGTCCGCGACGACGCGGAGGAAGCAGTCGCAGTCGCTCGCCTCCGCGCCGTCGACGGCGACGCGTACGGCAGCGACGCCGACCGCGTGGCGAAGGTCGAACGCGTGGTCGTCGCCCGCGAGCGACGCGGCGAAGCCTGGGGGCGGCGCGTGATGGACGCGGTCGAAACGCGCGCCCGAGAGCGTGGCCTCGACGAGGCGGTGTTACACGCGCAGGTGACCGCTCGCGGCTTCTACGAACGTCTCGGCTATGCGGTCGACGACGCAGTGGGCGTCTTCGAGGAGGACGGAATCGACCACGTCAGGATGCGAAAGGCACTCTAG
- a CDS encoding MFS transporter: MSRLRRYRRHLMWGTLAFGFLFVNFFRNSTAVLAGDLAAVFDATAAELGLLHSSFFYIYAAAQLPSGLLVDRYGPRRVVAVGLAGMGIGVAAFAAADTFAMGFAARFLAGLSGAAIYVAVLRFCANWYAPEEFATMTGFTIAAAGVGGVLATTPLAVAAGATGWRTVLYASAGGVFVAALAVGVFVRDRPAKMEDRPAGADSGSDTDSFREVISGARRVLSDPDTWLMGVLLFLVIGLNFTVVGLWGVPYIVHSYDVPVSTAATTVLAANVGFALGSPAFGAISDRTGRRTEVILGSCVVFLLAYGLIFLTVTPPLVVVGLALFVGMGVTGGASVAYTVAKERHAVDSGAATGTINGMAYFGAAVFPAVMGFALDAYWTGRIVDGARAYTPAGYRVAFGVVTLGGVVAVVCAAALHVRERRRDPRPDAVAAAASDTGDD, from the coding sequence ATGTCTCGACTCCGTCGCTACCGACGTCACCTGATGTGGGGGACGCTCGCGTTCGGATTCCTGTTCGTCAACTTCTTTCGCAACTCGACGGCGGTGCTGGCGGGCGACTTGGCGGCGGTGTTCGACGCGACCGCCGCGGAGTTGGGACTGCTTCACTCGTCGTTCTTCTACATCTACGCGGCGGCGCAACTCCCCTCGGGACTGCTCGTCGACCGCTACGGGCCGCGGCGGGTCGTCGCCGTCGGCCTCGCGGGGATGGGCATCGGCGTCGCTGCGTTCGCGGCCGCCGACACGTTCGCGATGGGATTCGCCGCCCGCTTTCTCGCCGGGCTGAGCGGGGCGGCCATCTACGTCGCCGTCCTCCGCTTCTGTGCGAACTGGTACGCGCCCGAGGAGTTCGCGACGATGACCGGGTTCACCATCGCAGCCGCTGGGGTCGGCGGCGTGTTGGCGACGACGCCGCTGGCCGTCGCGGCGGGTGCGACCGGGTGGCGGACCGTCCTGTACGCCTCCGCAGGTGGTGTGTTCGTCGCGGCCCTCGCCGTGGGTGTGTTCGTGCGCGACCGTCCGGCGAAGATGGAAGACCGCCCGGCGGGAGCCGACTCGGGTAGCGACACCGACTCGTTCCGTGAGGTCATCTCGGGCGCACGGCGCGTCCTCTCGGACCCGGACACGTGGCTGATGGGCGTGCTCTTGTTTCTCGTCATCGGCCTCAACTTCACCGTCGTCGGCCTGTGGGGCGTGCCGTACATCGTTCACTCGTACGACGTGCCGGTGTCGACGGCGGCGACGACCGTGTTGGCCGCGAACGTCGGCTTCGCGCTCGGGTCGCCAGCGTTCGGTGCAATCTCCGACCGGACGGGACGACGGACCGAGGTTATCCTCGGATCGTGTGTCGTGTTCTTGCTCGCGTACGGTCTCATCTTCCTCACCGTGACACCGCCGCTCGTCGTCGTCGGACTCGCGCTGTTCGTCGGGATGGGCGTCACCGGCGGCGCGTCCGTCGCCTACACCGTCGCGAAGGAACGCCACGCGGTCGACAGCGGCGCAGCGACGGGCACCATCAACGGGATGGCGTACTTCGGCGCGGCCGTGTTCCCTGCGGTGATGGGGTTCGCCCTCGACGCCTACTGGACCGGTCGCATCGTCGACGGCGCACGCGCGTACACACCCGCCGGCTACCGAGTCGCGTTCGGCGTCGTGACGCTGGGCGGCGTCGTCGCGGTGGTGTGTGCGGCGGCGCTCCACGTGCGCGAACGGCGTCGCGACCCGCGGCCGGACGCAGTTGCGGCGGCTGCCAGCGACACCGGCGACGACTGA
- a CDS encoding ornithine cyclodeaminase family protein codes for MTETLFLTSDEVAGLADPAEYVDAVRDAYRQIGEGGSAEPRTKLVNEEPPGFLTTYAAVLPETGAMGGYTYSAGFGELDAWFMTPLFDAKSGEPLALLDGASMNPYKTGAAGAVGVDALAREDASSVALIGSGAQARGQLRATATVRDLETVWVYSPTKESREAFAGDMNKELDASVAAVASAAAAVEDADIVITATNASDPVFDGDDLEPGAHVTAMGQYDPRKRELDHRTIERSTYVPDLRARATRDAGSFLSALEAGVVDESHIHAELGEVVAGVEPGREDDDEITVFDSGGTGIETVAAAYLLYEKALDRDLGQYIDFAPASEALTGE; via the coding sequence ATGACTGAGACGCTGTTTCTCACGAGCGACGAAGTCGCCGGACTCGCGGACCCGGCGGAGTACGTCGACGCCGTGCGCGACGCCTACCGACAGATCGGTGAGGGGGGATCGGCGGAGCCACGAACGAAACTGGTGAACGAAGAGCCACCGGGCTTTCTGACCACGTACGCCGCCGTCCTCCCAGAGACGGGCGCGATGGGTGGATACACCTACTCCGCGGGGTTCGGCGAACTCGACGCGTGGTTCATGACGCCGCTGTTCGACGCGAAGTCGGGCGAACCGTTGGCGTTGCTCGACGGCGCGTCGATGAACCCGTACAAGACGGGTGCAGCGGGTGCGGTCGGTGTCGACGCCCTCGCACGCGAGGACGCCAGTTCCGTCGCACTCATCGGGTCGGGCGCACAGGCACGCGGCCAACTCCGTGCGACGGCGACCGTCCGCGACCTGGAGACGGTGTGGGTGTACTCCCCGACGAAGGAGAGTCGTGAGGCGTTCGCGGGCGACATGAACAAGGAGTTAGACGCGTCGGTGGCGGCCGTCGCCAGCGCCGCCGCCGCAGTCGAGGACGCCGACATCGTCATCACTGCGACGAACGCGAGCGACCCCGTCTTCGACGGCGACGATCTGGAACCGGGCGCACACGTCACCGCGATGGGGCAGTACGACCCGCGCAAGCGCGAACTCGACCACAGGACCATCGAGCGGTCGACGTACGTCCCGGACCTCCGAGCGCGAGCGACGCGTGACGCCGGATCGTTCCTCTCGGCACTCGAGGCGGGCGTCGTCGACGAGAGTCACATCCACGCCGAGTTGGGCGAGGTCGTCGCCGGCGTCGAACCCGGTCGTGAGGACGACGACGAAATCACCGTCTTCGACTCCGGCGGCACCGGCATCGAGACCGTCGCCGCCGCGTACCTGCTGTACGAGAAGGCACTCGACCGCGACCTCGGCCAGTACATCGACTTCGCGCCCGCGAGCGAGGCGCTCACCGGCGAGTGA
- a CDS encoding OFA family MFS transporter, whose translation MSSDAGVDHAARAREELGFSRWWQVIAAAVMMALVSPYQYVYSSIQSPVAGGLGVSPEAIGLVFTLFVIFQAGSQTPVGWLRDRHGPRELTLVAGVLAGGGYLGLAFATEVWHVYVLYSLGAIGVGIVYTVAVNTALKWFPDRRGLTTGFGTMAFAGGSALVVPYVRANATVSGYPTVLQNLGIVIGVGILVGALVLRDPPSGWLDDAAATDGGDDDEPETAQGKQFTWREMLGTWQFWLMYAMFVGVSAAGLMLTAQIVSFADALDLTAVTVTASATLLPIAGGIGRLVIGDLSDRVDRERAMAASFLLCGLGVLGVVYFAQQGSSLLFLAAVVVATFFWSPQYTLFPSVVGDYYGHEHSSANYALLYSGKMWGGVFGGAVVGWLVGVTSWPTAFVVGGVLALGSGAAALVLSSPR comes from the coding sequence ATGAGCAGCGACGCCGGCGTCGACCACGCCGCCCGCGCCCGCGAGGAGTTGGGGTTCTCGCGCTGGTGGCAGGTCATCGCCGCCGCGGTGATGATGGCGCTCGTCAGCCCGTACCAGTACGTCTACTCGTCGATCCAGTCGCCCGTCGCCGGCGGTCTCGGCGTCTCTCCCGAGGCCATCGGTCTCGTCTTCACCCTGTTCGTCATCTTCCAGGCGGGGTCACAGACGCCGGTCGGCTGGCTTCGCGACCGCCACGGTCCTCGCGAACTGACCCTCGTCGCGGGCGTCCTCGCGGGCGGCGGCTACCTCGGCCTCGCGTTCGCGACCGAGGTGTGGCACGTGTACGTGCTGTACTCGCTGGGTGCGATCGGCGTCGGCATCGTCTACACCGTCGCCGTCAACACGGCGCTGAAGTGGTTCCCCGACCGCCGCGGCCTCACCACCGGCTTCGGGACGATGGCGTTCGCCGGCGGGTCGGCGCTGGTCGTCCCGTACGTCCGGGCGAACGCCACGGTCTCGGGGTATCCGACCGTGCTTCAGAACCTCGGCATCGTCATCGGGGTCGGCATCCTCGTGGGTGCGCTCGTCCTCCGTGACCCGCCGAGCGGGTGGCTCGACGACGCAGCCGCGACCGACGGCGGCGACGACGACGAACCGGAGACTGCGCAGGGCAAGCAGTTCACCTGGCGCGAGATGCTGGGGACGTGGCAGTTTTGGCTGATGTACGCGATGTTCGTCGGCGTCTCTGCGGCGGGCCTGATGTTGACCGCACAGATCGTGTCGTTCGCGGACGCCCTCGACCTCACGGCTGTCACCGTGACTGCGTCGGCGACGCTGTTGCCCATTGCGGGCGGCATCGGACGACTCGTCATCGGCGACCTCTCCGACCGCGTTGACCGCGAGCGAGCGATGGCGGCGTCGTTCCTGCTGTGTGGTCTCGGCGTCCTCGGCGTCGTCTACTTCGCCCAGCAGGGGTCGTCGCTCCTGTTCCTCGCGGCGGTCGTCGTCGCGACGTTCTTCTGGTCCCCGCAGTACACGCTGTTCCCGAGCGTCGTCGGCGACTACTACGGACACGAGCACTCCTCGGCGAACTACGCGCTCTTGTACTCGGGGAAGATGTGGGGCGGCGTCTTCGGCGGCGCTGTCGTGGGATGGCTCGTCGGCGTCACCTCTTGGCCGACCGCGTTCGTGGTCGGTGGTGTGCTCGCACTCGGGTCGGGTGCGGCCGCACTCGTGTTGTCCTCGCCACGCTAA
- a CDS encoding alpha/beta fold hydrolase, with protein sequence MPTADLNGATIYYETRGDPDDPAILALHGGPGIGDGRKPLSAFESLADDYYLVVPDHRGCGRSELAPPYTNEQFADDVEALRQRLDLGAVVLIGGSYGGFITQEYATRHGDHLHAFVLRDTAATPEYDRKARNIARERLPEVRTRGMDVPHITEAELDRVMDGTVESDEQFARLFHGMLPLYAPSLDEFDAEATRESIESLQFHAETHNHVFSEVFPAMDYTDDLPDVGVPALVTVGRHDWITPPEASEEIAELLPNAELRIYEESGHNPHLDQSEEWLAEARAFLDEVGL encoded by the coding sequence ATGCCGACGGCCGACCTCAACGGCGCGACCATTTACTACGAAACCCGGGGCGACCCCGACGACCCGGCGATCCTCGCACTCCACGGTGGCCCCGGAATTGGCGACGGGCGCAAGCCGCTGTCGGCGTTCGAGTCGCTCGCGGACGACTACTACCTCGTCGTCCCCGACCACCGCGGGTGTGGTCGCTCGGAACTCGCTCCGCCGTACACGAACGAACAGTTCGCCGACGACGTGGAGGCACTTCGCCAGCGTCTCGACCTGGGAGCGGTCGTCTTGATCGGTGGCTCCTACGGCGGATTCATCACCCAAGAGTACGCGACCCGTCACGGCGACCATCTCCACGCGTTCGTCCTTCGCGACACCGCGGCGACGCCGGAGTACGACCGGAAGGCACGAAACATCGCCCGCGAGCGACTCCCCGAGGTGAGAACACGCGGGATGGACGTTCCCCACATCACGGAGGCGGAACTGGACCGCGTGATGGACGGGACCGTCGAGTCCGACGAGCAGTTTGCCCGCCTGTTCCACGGAATGCTCCCGTTGTACGCGCCGTCGCTCGACGAGTTCGACGCCGAGGCCACACGCGAGAGTATCGAGTCGCTCCAGTTCCACGCAGAGACGCACAACCACGTGTTCAGCGAGGTATTCCCCGCAATGGACTACACCGACGACCTGCCCGACGTGGGCGTGCCAGCGCTCGTTACAGTCGGTCGCCACGACTGGATCACGCCGCCTGAAGCAAGCGAGGAGATTGCAGAACTCCTCCCGAACGCGGAACTGCGCATCTACGAGGAGAGCGGTCACAACCCCCACCTCGACCAGTCGGAGGAGTGGCTAGCAGAGGCCCGAGCGTTCCTCGACGAGGTAGGCCTCTGA
- a CDS encoding M28 family metallopeptidase, with amino-acid sequence MSGEDAAVRIGDDDSPFDEREGDAAEYALYDREKPALSGVERDLYDAVSAEEPWSLVDRFADIERVSGSAGEREAARELTARLDRLGVSYDRHDSELYLSIPESASLTLDGESKAGVKTVAFGGGEASGDVVAVDDPPEAGGGDIEALLSADLHDLGDVEGKVAVLGGILPIEAIEEVQAAGAAAVVVHHPHPKEPHEGIATPVWGGAPTPSSPVDAPDIPIVTVADPVGRELRANEGATVSVSAETTTGWMECPLVEAHIPGEGDPADDDFVLLHGHYDSWHVGVADNATGDGALLELARVFDDHCEDLKRDLRVCWWPGHSTGRYAGSTWYADEHALDIRERCVAEVNVDSPGAADATEFEDMLAWMGEADAVCRQAIADVCGKASTEVRPPRAGDYSFSNLGVTGAFMLSSNIPRAVRDERGYHAVGGCGGNADAWHVTTDTLDKADPEVLVRDIRVYAIAVARLLRETPVPLDFRHTVASHRETLAAYDDASEFDLSKVRDAAADLAEALDDFYAAVNSGRIADSEATDRLKRLSRELVAVNYTTEGTFEQDPAYDRPPYPGLAPVDALSDLDDDEAKFLKTELRRERTRAVDHLRRARRIAREPLAGER; translated from the coding sequence ATGTCAGGCGAGGACGCCGCCGTGCGTATCGGCGACGACGACAGCCCGTTCGACGAACGGGAGGGAGACGCGGCCGAGTACGCGCTGTACGACCGCGAGAAACCGGCGCTGTCGGGCGTCGAGCGCGACCTGTACGACGCCGTCTCCGCCGAGGAACCGTGGTCGCTGGTCGATCGATTCGCCGACATCGAACGCGTCTCGGGAAGCGCAGGCGAACGGGAGGCCGCGCGGGAACTCACCGCGCGACTCGACCGCCTCGGAGTGTCGTACGACCGACACGACTCCGAACTGTACCTCTCGATCCCGGAGTCAGCGTCGCTCACGCTCGACGGCGAGTCGAAGGCGGGCGTCAAGACGGTCGCATTCGGCGGTGGCGAGGCCAGCGGCGACGTCGTCGCCGTCGACGACCCGCCCGAGGCTGGCGGTGGCGACATCGAGGCGTTGCTGTCGGCGGACCTCCACGACCTCGGCGACGTCGAGGGGAAGGTCGCCGTCCTCGGCGGCATCCTCCCCATCGAGGCCATCGAGGAGGTACAGGCGGCGGGCGCTGCCGCCGTCGTCGTCCACCACCCCCACCCGAAGGAACCACACGAGGGCATCGCGACCCCGGTGTGGGGCGGCGCCCCGACACCGAGTTCGCCGGTCGACGCGCCGGACATCCCCATCGTGACCGTGGCAGACCCAGTTGGCCGAGAACTCCGTGCGAACGAGGGGGCGACCGTGTCGGTGTCGGCGGAGACGACGACCGGGTGGATGGAGTGCCCACTCGTCGAGGCGCACATCCCCGGCGAGGGCGACCCCGCGGACGACGACTTCGTCCTCCTGCACGGTCACTACGACTCCTGGCACGTCGGCGTCGCAGACAACGCCACTGGCGACGGGGCGCTGTTGGAACTGGCCCGCGTGTTCGACGACCACTGTGAAGACCTCAAGCGTGACCTCCGAGTGTGCTGGTGGCCGGGCCACTCGACGGGCCGGTACGCGGGGTCGACGTGGTACGCCGACGAACACGCGCTCGACATCCGCGAACGCTGTGTCGCGGAGGTGAACGTCGACTCGCCGGGCGCCGCCGACGCCACCGAGTTCGAGGATATGCTGGCGTGGATGGGCGAGGCCGACGCCGTCTGCCGACAGGCCATCGCAGACGTCTGTGGGAAGGCATCGACCGAGGTGCGACCGCCGCGTGCGGGCGACTACTCGTTCTCGAATCTCGGCGTCACGGGGGCGTTCATGCTCTCCTCGAACATCCCCCGCGCGGTACGGGACGAACGCGGTTACCACGCTGTCGGCGGGTGTGGCGGCAACGCCGACGCCTGGCACGTCACGACCGACACGCTCGACAAGGCCGACCCCGAGGTGCTCGTGCGCGACATCCGGGTGTACGCCATCGCTGTCGCGCGACTGCTCCGCGAGACGCCGGTGCCGCTCGACTTCCGACACACGGTCGCGTCCCACCGCGAGACACTCGCAGCGTACGACGACGCCAGCGAGTTCGACCTCTCGAAGGTCCGAGACGCCGCCGCCGACCTCGCTGAGGCGCTCGACGACTTCTACGCCGCCGTCAACTCCGGCCGAATCGCAGACAGTGAGGCGACCGACCGGCTGAAACGCCTGTCGCGGGAACTCGTCGCGGTCAACTACACCACGGAGGGCACCTTCGAGCAGGACCCCGCCTACGACCGCCCGCCGTACCCCGGACTCGCGCCGGTCGACGCCCTCTCGGACCTGGACGATGACGAGGCGAAGTTCCTGAAGACCGAACTGCGACGCGAGCGGACCCGGGCGGTCGACCACCTCCGCCGGGCGCGTCGGATCGCTCGCGAACCGCTGGCAGGTGAGCGCTGA
- a CDS encoding mechanosensitive ion channel family protein codes for MRRPLGYASLVAAVVTAIAAAVVRTTTPLADIEVPALGSTPPDAAAATTLLAVAVVLAANGAYFVVYSFATRRATKRRAHDLRNVLRLTFGALAVVGVLGVFTDRWVGLLVSLGVVGFAITFALQQPLLSLVGWFYLLVKRPYTVGDRVQLGEVNGDVIEVDFLVTTLWEINGPLVSSNQPSGRTVTVPNSQVLSSEVVNFAGEEFPYVWNELTIQVAYETDLVFAREQMIGVADDYLGDEMATAVDRYRDRLAETAVELEVAERPSVNVVQQESWVELRLRYLVHHRRATRVRNHLYERILEAFNDEPDRVAFPVSRNR; via the coding sequence GTGCGACGTCCTCTCGGCTACGCCTCGCTGGTCGCAGCGGTCGTCACCGCCATCGCCGCGGCGGTCGTTCGGACGACGACCCCGCTCGCAGACATCGAGGTGCCGGCGCTCGGATCGACCCCGCCCGACGCGGCCGCGGCGACGACGCTGCTCGCGGTCGCGGTCGTCCTCGCGGCCAACGGCGCGTACTTCGTCGTGTACAGTTTCGCGACGCGCCGGGCGACGAAACGACGTGCTCACGACCTTCGAAACGTGTTGCGGCTGACGTTCGGCGCACTCGCAGTCGTCGGCGTCCTCGGGGTTTTCACCGACCGCTGGGTCGGCCTCCTCGTCTCACTGGGCGTCGTCGGGTTCGCGATCACCTTCGCGCTCCAGCAACCCCTGCTGTCGCTGGTCGGGTGGTTCTACCTGCTGGTGAAACGACCCTACACCGTCGGCGACCGTGTCCAACTCGGCGAGGTGAACGGCGACGTGATCGAGGTGGACTTCCTCGTGACGACGCTGTGGGAGATAAACGGCCCACTCGTCTCGTCGAATCAACCCTCCGGGCGAACCGTCACCGTCCCCAACAGTCAGGTGCTCTCCTCGGAGGTGGTCAACTTCGCCGGCGAGGAGTTCCCGTACGTATGGAACGAACTGACGATACAGGTGGCCTACGAGACGGACCTGGTCTTCGCTCGCGAGCAGATGATCGGCGTGGCCGACGACTATCTCGGCGACGAGATGGCCACCGCAGTCGATCGGTATCGTGACCGTCTCGCTGAGACCGCGGTCGAACTGGAGGTGGCCGAGCGACCGTCAGTCAACGTCGTCCAACAGGAGTCGTGGGTCGAACTCCGCCTGCGGTATCTCGTTCACCACCGGCGGGCGACGCGCGTTCGGAACCACCTGTACGAACGCATCTTGGAGGCGTTCAACGACGAACCCGACCGGGTCGCGTTCCCCGTCAGTCGCAACCGCTGA
- a CDS encoding DNA-3-methyladenine glycosylase family protein, whose product MESGAIPLESVGPFDLQATVESGQTYLWDRADGNMYESMSAHGGDHWYETVVPPIDGVSDDRAVVRVRQTDDRLEWESTTDAVPILTHLLRLDDDLDAILDATPDLPLLDRAYEEYRGMRLVRDPPFPCLVSFICSAQMRVSRIHGMQMAMAETFGDAVTFDGRTVHAFPTPEQLAARTEAELRDLSLGYRAPYVQRTAEMVADGEADPSAARGMAYEDAREYLTRFVGVGDKVADCVLLFSLDFLEAVPLDTWIQTAIADYYPECDVGNYAETSRAIRERFGGQYAGYAQTYVFYYLRAGGE is encoded by the coding sequence ATGGAATCCGGGGCGATCCCGCTGGAGTCGGTCGGACCGTTCGACCTGCAGGCGACCGTCGAGAGCGGCCAGACGTATCTCTGGGACCGCGCCGACGGCAACATGTACGAGTCGATGTCCGCCCACGGCGGCGACCACTGGTACGAGACGGTCGTGCCACCGATCGACGGCGTCAGCGACGACCGCGCGGTCGTCCGCGTTCGGCAGACCGACGACCGACTGGAGTGGGAGTCGACGACCGACGCCGTCCCCATCCTCACGCACCTCCTGCGTCTCGACGACGACCTCGACGCCATCCTCGACGCGACGCCAGACCTCCCGTTGCTCGACCGCGCCTACGAGGAGTACCGCGGGATGCGCCTCGTTCGCGACCCGCCGTTCCCGTGTCTCGTCTCGTTCATCTGCTCGGCACAGATGCGCGTCAGTCGGATCCACGGGATGCAGATGGCTATGGCCGAGACGTTCGGCGACGCCGTCACCTTCGACGGTCGGACGGTCCACGCGTTCCCGACGCCCGAACAACTAGCCGCCCGAACCGAGGCGGAACTGCGAGACCTCTCGTTGGGGTATCGAGCACCGTACGTCCAGCGAACCGCCGAGATGGTCGCGGACGGCGAAGCAGACCCGAGCGCGGCTCGCGGGATGGCCTACGAGGACGCCCGCGAGTACCTCACCCGGTTCGTCGGCGTCGGCGACAAGGTGGCCGACTGCGTCCTGTTGTTCTCGCTGGACTTTCTGGAAGCGGTTCCGCTGGATACGTGGATCCAGACTGCGATTGCAGACTACTACCCCGAGTGTGACGTGGGCAACTACGCCGAGACGAGCCGAGCGATCCGAGAGCGATTCGGCGGTCAGTACGCTGGCTACGCGCAGACGTACGTGTTCTACTACCTCCGCGCCGGCGGTGAGTAG
- a CDS encoding DUF555 domain-containing protein: protein MDCRVVVEAAVPVYDVETADEAVRIAISKTGEMLNPDLNYVEISMGERTSPDGEQLIPAFVAADEALVALELEMTVFNVERDEHASRIARKEIGQRLQNIPLKVLRVEEIVEGDDVADGGEATTDTDRSDGTDGEDLLPEFEEMVDDER from the coding sequence ATGGACTGTAGGGTCGTCGTCGAGGCCGCGGTGCCGGTGTACGACGTGGAGACGGCCGACGAAGCGGTCCGGATCGCCATCTCGAAAACCGGCGAGATGCTCAATCCCGACCTCAACTACGTCGAGATATCGATGGGTGAGCGCACGTCCCCGGACGGCGAGCAGTTGATCCCCGCGTTCGTCGCTGCCGACGAGGCACTCGTGGCACTCGAACTGGAGATGACCGTGTTCAACGTCGAGCGTGACGAACACGCCTCCCGCATCGCTCGCAAAGAAATCGGGCAACGCCTCCAGAACATCCCGCTGAAAGTGCTTCGCGTCGAAGAGATCGTCGAGGGCGACGACGTGGCCGACGGCGGCGAAGCAACTACCGACACAGATCGAAGCGACGGGACAGACGGCGAGGACCTCCTCCCAGAGTTCGAAGAGATGGTCGACGACGAGCGCTAA
- a CDS encoding UPF0058 family protein: MKKQELIHLHGLLSEVRSEYDEWGTDLDLTEYKELGVKPTSIHRSKTDHKAAVFKLASGITSSVEETEEEQTEPVPATAD, encoded by the coding sequence ATGAAGAAGCAGGAGCTCATTCACCTGCACGGCCTTCTTAGCGAGGTACGCAGCGAGTATGACGAGTGGGGAACAGACCTCGATCTGACCGAGTACAAGGAACTGGGCGTCAAACCGACGTCGATCCACCGATCCAAGACTGACCACAAGGCGGCCGTTTTCAAACTGGCATCTGGTATCACCTCCTCCGTCGAAGAGACGGAAGAAGAACAGACCGAGCCGGTTCCCGCCACCGCAGACTAA